A genomic segment from Octopus sinensis unplaced genomic scaffold, ASM634580v1 Contig17224, whole genome shotgun sequence encodes:
- the LOC115231032 gene encoding alpha-mannosidase 2-like, which translates to MKNTTINLTTGRITGRMKFNQRLFILFGATFFSFAFFLLFDQSMPWPQQQISRTRLLAIKLWPNQLDWQPPRHHHHACSWSTTPSIDRIVTANFSTFDMIPKLVYDVMADGSYPLPNPNKALDLLSLTSSSLSSSFSSSSLSKSLSLSSSSSLSNSLVLLDSSLSSSPSLSLSPTSSLKSASLLSSSNNAELVVVDGDDAGDDDDDDDDSHHSNVDGDGPGGGGGGGVAVSHSRDSISSSSSSSSSKVSEDGLTVIVVPHSHNDPGWLKTVDEYYSDQTKHILDNMVQKLTTYPNMTFVWSETIYLAMWWNDQEDAIKAQVRRLIRRGQLEIVLGGWVMPDEATTHYYAIVDQLIEGHRWVMDNLHVIPENSWSIDAFGHSGTMPYLLKEAGLKNMVIQRIHGAVKGYLAKRKSLEFNWRQYWDPKGTKDMMCHTMPYMLYSIKYTCGPDKFFCLLYDFRNIPGERREGKSREITMKNIEIQAEYLYKEYMKKNFLYKYNVILVPLGDDFRYDKELEWDQQYQNYMMLFHYMNSRRDWNIKLRFGTLKDYFDIVRKRQLVYPNYFGDDSLKLPSLSGDFFPYSDKNYDYWTGFYTTRPFDKRFSRNLESYLRAADILYFLACSYSSIWDVPYEKSFEAAGMLKRARRYLGLFQHHDAITGTAKDNVVLDYEEKLAISYNLTQTVIGDALEILLYRSKNGPSKFVTPETVRISPTTSPQKQILRVDKAGLRLILFNQLLQQRQDIVTVLVTTNNIEVLDENKNSIPCQINPYWTDHTTVSKSVFELVFLANMAPLASTVYTLQIPLEEQKNTYLARIGAINHEHLVIPSTSGFVKEKPWISSNSESIVLENSIIKATFSGNRGLLQEVVDKTTGNSTQIKLDFLAYLSQGSGAYLFLPNGRARSITNNKHIVRVVRGPLVSEVHVLHKYILHRIKLYDVPGLQRHALHIENTVNIKSFRDREVIMRLQTDIKNPNQTFFTDQNGFQMIGRRNQPRLHVEANYYPVTTMVMLEDDLRRLSLHVDHSHGVACLETGMVEVMLDRQLSYDDERGLGQGVEDIKSVISKFVLHLEPRYKGKQFTSNDDDTVNNRHNVKEDTLQFDSDAAQRHEAAQNINVDRNRDGISKTLVRNSDSDGNAQNIKMNLPISDSFASYTDSQKSSTHTQELRFTYPSLLGIYLNYYLQHPLITYFTNMPSEKLAPTFLPIDGQIPCDINILSLRVLVNSDLVQNGSSLILNREGFSCEFPTSEPVCSSNWGQFPVNAMFGKIPLKSFRRTSLSHLYDLETLSPNSVLKLAHMEVSSYILKT; encoded by the coding sequence ATGAAAAATACCACAATCAACTTGACCACTGGTCGAATCACAGGAAGGATGAAGTTTAATCAACGCCTCTTCATTCTTTTTGGAGCTACTTTCTTCTCATTTGCATTTTTTCTCTTATTCGACCAGAGCATGCCCTGGCCACAACAACAAATCAGCCGGACTCGTCTGTTGGCCATTAAGCTCTGGCCAAACCAGTTGGACTGGCAGCCGCCACGACATCACCACCACGCATGCTCATGGAGCACGACACCGTCCATTGACAGGATTGTCACAGCGAACTTTTCCACATTTGATATGATACCCAAACTTGTTTATGATGTCATGGCTGACGGTTCATATCCGCTCCCAAATCCTAACAAAGCTTTAGATTTATTatctttaacatcatcatcactatcatcatctttctcatcgtcatcattatcaaagtctttatcattatcatcctcatcatcattatcaaactcCTTAGTGTTATTAGATTCTTCTCTTTCATCCTcgccatcgttatcattatcaccaacatcatcattaaaGTCTgcttcattgttatcatcatctaaCAATGCTgaacttgttgttgttgatggtgatgatgctggtgacgacgatgatgatgatgacgattctcATCATAGTAACGTAGATGGTGATGGCcctggcggaggtggtggtggtggtgttgctgttagCCACAGTAGAGatagtataagtagtagtagtagtagcagcagcagtaaagtCAGTGAGGACGgtcttactgttattgttgtccCTCATTCACATAATGACCCAGGATGGCTGAAAACAGTGGATGAGTACTACTCAGATCAGACAAAGCACATACTGGACAACATGGTGCAGAAACTGACCACGTACCCTAACATGACATTTGTGTGGAGTGAAACAATTTACTTAGCCATGTGGTGGAATGATCAAGAAGATGCAATCAAAGCACAGGTTCGTAGACTGATACGTCGGGGTCAGTTAGAGATTGTGCTGGGTGGCTGGGTGATGCCAGATGAGGCTACCACTCATTATTATGCAATAGTTGACCAGTTGATAGAAGGCCACCGATGGGTGATGGATAACTTGCATGTGATCCCTGAAAATAGCTGGTCAATCGATGCTTTTGGACATTCTGGCACAATGCCTTATTTACTGAAGGAAGCTGGTCTGAAAAACATGGTTATACAGAGGATTCATGGTGCTGTAAAAGGTTATTTAGCCAAACGTAAAAGCCTTGAATTCAACTGGCGCCAATACTGGGATCCTAAAGGCACAAAAGATATGATGTGTCACACAATGCCATACATGTTATATAGCATTAAATATACCTGTGGTCCAGATAAGTTCTTCTGCCTGCTTTATGATTTCCGCAACATTCCTGGTGAAAGACGCGAAGGTAAGAGTCGTGAAATAACCATGAAGAATATTGAAATTCAGGCAGAGTACCTTTATAAAGAGTACATGAAAAAGAATTTCCTTTATAAGTACAACGTCATCCTTGTGCCCCTTGGTGATGATTTCAGATATGACAAAGAATTAGAATGGGATCAGCAATATCAAAACTACATGATGCTGTTTCATTATATGAATTCCAGGAGAGACTGGAACATAAAACTTCGTTTTGGAACCCTCAAAGATTATTTCGATATTGTCCGTAAACGCCAACTTGTATATCCAAATTACTTTGGTGATGATAGTTTAAAGTTGCCCTCTCTTAGCGGTGATTTCTTCCCTTATTCGGATAAAAACTATGACTATTGGACTGGATTCTATACAACACGGCCTTTTGACAAAAGATTTAGTCGAAATCTTGAAAGTTATCTGCGAGCAGCTGATATCTTATACTTCTTAGCCTGTTCTTATTCCAGCATCTGGGACGTTCCATATGAGAAATCTTTCGAGGCTGCTGGTATGTTGAAAAGAGCACGTAGATACCTCGGTTTATTTCAGCATCATGATGCTATTACAGGAACTGCCAAAGATAATGTTGTATTAGATTATGAAGAAAAACTGGCTATTTCTTATAACCTTACACAAACTGTTATTGGTGACGCTTTGGAAATACTTTTGTATCGCTCCAAGAATGGACCCAGTAAGTTTGTGACACCAGAAACCGTTCGCATATCTCCGACGACTTCTCCACAAAAGCAGATTTTGCGAGTTGACAAAGCCGGTTTGCGACTGATACTTTTCAACCAATTGTTGCAACAGCGTCAGGATATTGTGACAGTGCTTGTTACTACAAACAATATCGAAGTTTTAGATGAAAACAAAAACTCAATACCATGTCAGATAAATCCCTATTGGACAGACCATACAACAGTTTCCAAAAGCGTGTTTGAATTAGTATTTTTAGCTAATATGGCACCATTAGCTTCAACTGTCTACACACTTCAAATACCTTTGgaagaacaaaaaaatacatatctTGCTCGAATTGGTGCCATAAATCACGAACACTTAGTAATACCATCTACAAGTGGTTTTGTCAAGGAAAAACCCTGGATTAGTAGTAATTCTGAATCAATAGTTTTGGAAAACAGTATCATAAAAGCTACATTTTCTGGCAATCGAGGTCTTTTACAAGAAGTCGTTGATAAAACCACTGGAAATTCTACTCAGATAAAACTGGATTTCCTTGCTTATCTCTCTCAGGGTAGTGGAGCATATTTATTCTTACCAAATGGTCGGGCACGCTCTATCACAAATAACAAGCATATCGTACGCGTTGTTCGTGGTCCATTAGTATCTGAAGTACACgtacttcacaaatatatattgcatcGTATCAAGTTGTATGATGTGCCTGGACTTCAGAGACATGCTTTGCATATTGAAAATACAGTGAATATTAAAAGTTTCCGTGATCGGGAAGTAATCATGCGTCTTCAGACTGATATTAAAAATCCCAATCAAACGTTTTTCACTGACCAGAACGGCTTTCAGATGATTGGCCGCAGAAATCAACCTCGGTTGCATGTGGAAGCCAACTATTATCCAGTAACAACCATGGTCATGCTAGAAGATGACCTACGACGACTGAGTCTTCATGTTGACCATTCACATGGCGTGGCAtgtttggaaacaggtatggTTGAAGTCATGCTTGACCGACAGCTCAGCTATGATGATGAACGTGGCCTTGGTCAAGGGGTTGAGGATATAAAATCCGTGATTTCAAAGTTTGTTCTTCATCTTGAACCACGATACAAAGGCAAGCAGTTTAcatctaatgatgatgatacagttaACAATAGGCATAATGTCAAAGAAGATACCCTTCAGTTTGACTCGGATGCAGCCCAGAGACATGAAGCAGCACAAAATATCAATGTGGATAGAAATAGAGATGGAATTTCCAAAACTTTAGTTCGAAATTCTGATTCTGATGGTAAcgctcaaaatataaaaatgaatttacCAATTTCGGACAGTTTTGCATCCTACACTGACTCGCAAAAATCTAGTACACACACGCAAGAGCTCCGTTTTACATACCCTTCGCTTTTAGgcatttatttgaattattacCTGCAGCATCCCTTGATAACATATTTCACTAACATGCCCTCAGAAAAGCTTGCCCCCACTTTCTTGCCCATTGACGGCCAGATTCCTTGTGACATTAACATTCTGTCTTTGCGGGTCCTAGTTAATTCCGATCTTGTTCAGAACGGCTCTAGCTTGATACTGAATCGTGAAGGGTTCAGCTGTGAATTCCCTACATCAGAACCGGTCTGCAGTTCTAATTGGGGTCAGTTCCCTGTTAATGCCATGTTTGGGAAAATACCTTTGAAATCTTTCCGGCGAACTTCGTTGTCACATTTGTATGACCTTGAAACTCTCAGCCCAAATTCTGTCTTAAAACTTGCTCACATGGAAGTTTCCTCGTACATCTTAAAGACATAA